From Halomarina ordinaria:
CGGTGACCACCGCGCTCAGGTCGGCCGCGAGCGCGAGGTCGACGCTCCCGTTCGAGGTGCGTACCGCCGCGTCCCGTCTGAGCGCCCGGACGTCGAGGTCGACGCTCCCGTTCGCGGTGGTCGCGCCGTCGATGCCGGCGACGTCGCGCGCCTCGACGCTCCCGTTGCTCGTCTCGAGGGTGACGTAGCCGTCGACGGCCTCGACCTCGATACCCCCGTTGGCCGTCCGGACGACGGTGTCGCCGGTCGTCCCGGAGAGTTCGACCGGGCCGTTCGCCGTCGTCACCTCCTCGACCCACACGGCCGACGGGACCGTGAGGGTGAGGTCGACGGTGACGCGCCCCCGCGCCCGCTCCGAGTCGGCCGTCGTCTCGACGAGGACGCGGTCGCCGTCCGTCCGGACGTCGACGGTGACGGCCGCCAGCGCCTCGCGGTCGAGGGTCGTCCGCTCGACCACGTCGAGGACCAGTTCGTCCCCGTCGCCGGCCTCGACGGTCACGGGGCCGTTCGTGTTCGACACCGCGACGGCGGCGTTCGCCGGCGGGTCGTACTCCTCGCTTCGCTCGTCGGTCACCTCGTCGTCGCCGCCGAACCGGTCGAGACAGCCGGCGAGGCTCGCCGTCGTCGCCACCGCGCCGAGGCGGAGCCAGGTCCGTCGTCTCACGCGAACCACCTGCCGATGTGGAGGACCATGCCGGCGTGTCGACAGCGCCCGTGATAGTTCTACCGCCGAGGTTACACGTTCGGACGGGTGCGCGCGACGAACGGCTTTTCGCCGTCCGGCCCCAGGAGCGGGCGTGCAGCGACGCGCGTACCTCACCACCGTCGGGGGGGCCGCCGCCGCCCTCGCGGGGTGTCTCGACGCCGGCCGGGAATCGGGTGGCGGCGGCGCGAGTGGCGACGACGGCGCGAGCGACGGGGACGGCCCCCGTGACGCCACTCGGTCCGCGACCGCCGAGTCGGTCGTCGAGGACCTCGAGGTGCCGTGGGGGATGGCCTTCCGCGACGAGACGCTCTACCTCACCGAGCGACCGGGCCGGGTCGTCCGCGTCGGCGACGGCGGGTCGGCGGTCGGCGCCGACCTGACCGACTCGACGGCCGCCCGCGGGGAGGGCGGCCTGCTCGGCCTCGCCTTCCACCCCGACGACCCGGACGTCGCGTTCACCTACCAGACGACCGACGCGGGGGGCGAGTCGACGAACCGCGTCCTGCGACACGACCCCACCGACGACTGGTCGTTCGAGACGGTCCTCGACGGTATCCCGGCCGGACAGATACACGACGGCGGGCGACTGCTCGTCCGCCCGGAGGAGGACGCCCTGTACGCGACGGCGGGCGACGCCGGCGACGCCGAGACGGCGCAGGACCCGTCGACCCTCGCGGGGTCGGTCCTCCGCCTGACGCTCGACGGCGACCCGCACCCGGACAACCCCGGGGGGAGTGCAGTGTTCTCCTACGGTCACCGCAACCCGCAGGGCCTCGCCGTGCGGGACGGCGTGCTCTACGCGACCGAACACGGCCCCGACACCGACGACGAGGTGAACCGCCTGGTGGCGGGCGAGAACTACGGCTGGCCGGCGGTGACCGGCGAGAGCGACGACGAGGCGTACGTCGACCCGCTGGTGAGCTACACCCCGACCATCGCACCCGGCGGCGCGGCGTTCTACCCCGACGACGGCCCCGTCGAGGCGTGGCGCGGCGACCTCCTGTTCGGGACGCTCGTCGGGGAACACCTCCACCGGGTCCGCATCCGCGACGGCGCCGTCGAGGCGGACGAACGGCTGTTCGAGGGGGGATTCGGTCGCCTGCGGACGACGCTCGTCGGTCCCGACGGGCACCTCTACGCGGCGACGAGCAACCGCGACGGCCGGGGCGACCCCCGGGCGGGCGACGACCGGGTCCTCCGGTTACGGCCCGACGCCGGGTAGGGGCGGCCGAGGCCGGCACCGGCAACGCCTTTTCGCCTCGCACCCCTCTCCGAATCATGCCACGCGCGGTCGCCATCAACGTCGCCGCCAACACCAACCAGCCGGGGGTCCGCGGGCCCATCCACCCCGACGGCCGCTTCGAGTACGTCCCCATCCCGGAGGCGAAGCCGACGCGCGAACCGGTTCCGACCTACGCCGACCTCGACCTGGAGACCGACCTCCCGGAGGACGTCCGCGACGCCCCGGTCCACTTCGACCCCGAGTTCCCCGAGGCGGGCGGCGAGCGCTACACCTACGGCGACGACCACGGCGTGAAGGCGCGGCCCATCGGCGCGCTCTCGGCGGGCGACTACCTCCTGTTCTACGCGACGCTCTCGCAGGTGGGTGACCCAGCGCCCTGGCAGGCGCCGCGCTGGGGGGCCTACCTCGTCGGGGCGTTCCGCCTCGCGCGCGACCCCGTGACCGGCGAGGCGTACCGCGACCTGCCGGCCGACGAGCGCGCGCCGTTCCGGAACAACGCCCACGTCAAGCGCGAGACGTTCGACGCGCGCGTCCTCGTCCTCGGCGACCCCGGGGCGTCGCGGCTGTTCGAGCGGGGCGTCCCGCTGTCGAGCCGCGAGGCGGGGACGGAGGCGAACCGACTGGTCACCGACCTCTCGGCCGACTCCGGGCGCGGACCGTGGTGGCGCCGGCCGCTCCGCTTCGACGCCGACGCGACCGACGACCTGCTCGCCGTCGTCGACGACCACGCCGTCGAGCGGTGTTTCCGGCCGTAGACGGGGACGGGATTGTGGGGCCCCGGCGTTCGCCTCCGCGAGAGTCACTCTCTGCCCCCGACGCACGGGGCTACGGGAGCGTGTCGGCCGACTGGCGGTGTGCCGTCCGGCCGTCGAAGACGACGCCCGCGAAGAGCGCGCCGGCGAGTTGCTGGACGACGTAGTAGGTGACCACCGCGACGACCGTCCCCGAGAGGGGGACGTACGCGGCGAGGAGGAGGCCGACGCCGAGGTTGCGGAGCGTCGCCGAGAACAGCAGTGCCGGGACGACGCGGCGGTCGAGGTCGACCACCCGCCCGGCGAGGAGGAGGCCGGCGAAGACGGCCGCGACGACCCCGGCGACGACGACGGCGACCGGGAGGACCGTCGCCAGGTCGCTCCCCGCGGGGTCGGCGGTGGCGACGCTGACGTAGACGAGCAGGGCGATGGCGACGAGCGACCCCGAGCGGACCGTCCGGTCGGAGGGCACGTCGTC
This genomic window contains:
- a CDS encoding PQQ-dependent sugar dehydrogenase, with product MQRRAYLTTVGGAAAALAGCLDAGRESGGGGASGDDGASDGDGPRDATRSATAESVVEDLEVPWGMAFRDETLYLTERPGRVVRVGDGGSAVGADLTDSTAARGEGGLLGLAFHPDDPDVAFTYQTTDAGGESTNRVLRHDPTDDWSFETVLDGIPAGQIHDGGRLLVRPEEDALYATAGDAGDAETAQDPSTLAGSVLRLTLDGDPHPDNPGGSAVFSYGHRNPQGLAVRDGVLYATEHGPDTDDEVNRLVAGENYGWPAVTGESDDEAYVDPLVSYTPTIAPGGAAFYPDDGPVEAWRGDLLFGTLVGEHLHRVRIRDGAVEADERLFEGGFGRLRTTLVGPDGHLYAATSNRDGRGDPRAGDDRVLRLRPDAG
- a CDS encoding DUF4097 family beta strand repeat-containing protein — protein: MRRRTWLRLGAVATTASLAGCLDRFGGDDEVTDERSEEYDPPANAAVAVSNTNGPVTVEAGDGDELVLDVVERTTLDREALAAVTVDVRTDGDRVLVETTADSERARGRVTVDLTLTVPSAVWVEEVTTANGPVELSGTTGDTVVRTANGGIEVEAVDGYVTLETSNGSVEARDVAGIDGATTANGSVDLDVRALRRDAAVRTSNGSVDLALAADLSAVVTARTSNGAVDVEGVRFEEESGSRTELSGRLGEGEHALSVETTNGRIDLRALEG